CTATCCGAGTATACTTCTAAAGAAAAGCACAGTGAAAGTGCTGTAAGTAGTATAAGGATGAGCACTCAAAAATTATAAGCTTTTAACCACTCCTCAAAGGATAGGCCAGACTCTATGGCCTTTAGCATACTCTCTTCAAGGGGTGTAAGGTCTTTTGGTATAAGGTCGGGTCTTTTCCTGTAAGTTCTCTCTATGGAGTGCCAGAGTTTCCAAAGCTCTAATACTTTGTGGTTTCCGGATAGTAGTACCTCTGGTACCTTTAGGCCTTCAACCTCTGCAGGTCTTGTGTATACTGGATAACCCAACCACCTCCTGAAGGAATCTTCTTCTAGACTCTTTGGTTCGCTCAGCACACCAGGTATTAACCTTGTAATACCCTCTATCAGTATCAGGGCACCCAGCTCACCACCTGCCAGGACATAGTCCCCCAGAGATATCTCCTCATCCACCAAGACGTTTACCCTTTCGTCTACTCCTTCATAGCGACCACACAGGATACCTATCGTTCTTCTCTTGAGTAACTCGTAGAATACCTCCTGCTTTAAAACCCTGCCCCATGGCTGTAAGGATACGAAGTAAAGGTCTGGATGCTTCTCCTTTACTTCTCTGTAGGCTCTAAATATGGGCTCTGGCTTTAGCACCATCCCGGGAAAGCCACCGTACGCTTCATCGTCTACCTTTCCTTTATCCGCATACTTCCTTAGGTCTACAGCTTCAACATACACTAACCCTTTTTTTATGGCCTGGTGGACTATTCCATACTGGCAGTAACACTCTATTATGTTAGGAAATATAGTAAAGACAAAGAAGTTCATCTTAGAAACTCTTCTACCATCCTGCGTGCCCTTTCCTGTGAGAATCTGTAGTAGATGTCTACAGTGGTCTTTATATGAGCGTGGCCGGCAAATTCTTTAACTACTTCTATAGAAAACCCGTTGTTTATGAGGTTTGTTATGTAAGTATGTCTAAAGCTGTGTATAGAAAAGGGAATGTTTAGCCTTTTTGAGAGTCTGTTGGTATAAACCTGTAGAGTACCCCTGCTTACCCTAAAGTTTTCCTCAAAGTCTTCCAGCCACCTCAGGATCTTCTGAGTAGCTTTCAAGGTATCTTCCTTTGTAGCTCCGAGTATGGGTACTATCCTAGGCTTCCTACCCTTTGTAGCCTCGGCGGGAAGGTGGATCCAGAGTATACCGCTCTTGTCAAGTTGGAAGAAGTCCTTCCTTAGGGCTTGATATTCTAAAAGCCTCAGACCGCTGTAGAGTAGCAGAGAGTAGACTTTTTCGTACTTGGTGTTTTTGGTACACTGCATTATGAGCTCTATTTCTCTTTTGCCCAGAGCCTTAAGACTTCCGTATATTCTCCTTGGTTGTATTTCTTCCCTGATGTCTTCTATGGCCTTCTGTACGCGGAGATAAACCTCTTCGTCAACGTAACCTCTCCTGAAGGCAAACTTGTAAAAGTGGAGTATGGCGGAAAAGTGAGTCAGGAGGGAGGTAGAAGAGAGGCCGGAGGAGTCTGCATAAGAGTAGAGGTCCTTTACGCTCATATTCCTCAGGTCTTGAATGTTCTGCCTCTTTATGAAGCTAAGGAGGGCAAGCTCGTAAGTTTGAACCGTCCTCGGGCTCTTTGTCCTCTCTAGATGTCTCTTCCAAAGCTCCAGAAGGTCCATGCTAGATTATTCTAATTCTAACAGAGCCTGAGGGGTTTGAGTGCCGTTTACAAAGGAACCTTCCCTTACATAAAACTTTTTTACTCGGCCGTCAACAGGAGACCTTATCTTACAGTAGTCTATGAGTACATCAAGCCTTTCAATCTGAGCTTGTATCTGCTGGTACTTGGACAGCTCCACATGGTAACGTGTCTGCCAGTCTTCAAGCTCGCTTCGTGAGAGAAAACCCCTGTTGTACAGCTCTTGGTACCTATCGAAGTCTCTTTTTACGCTTTCTACCCTTAGACCCTGTTCTTTTAGCTGCGCCTGCAGTCTCTTCTTTTCAACCTCGTACAAAGAAGAGTCTATCTCTACAAGGAGCTGTCCCTTCTTAACCTTCTGACCCACCCTCACATGCAGGGCCTTTACCCTCCCCATGACTATGGCATCTACTCTGACCTCTGCCCACGCTAAGGTAAGAAGTAGTACTAAATTAATCCAGAGCATGGCTTTCCTCCAAAACGCCAAAGGGATCAAGACCTACAAGATTCCTAAGACGCGCCAAGAAGAGAAGGATATCTAGCTTTGTCTTTAAGAGCTGTGCCTGAGCTTGGCTTTTTTCAGACATGGCGTAACCAAGATCAAAGGCAAGTTCAAGCTCGTAGGTGGACCTGCTGTAGTTTAACTCTTCTTCTTTGAGCTTGTCCTTTACTTGAGCATGTATGAGCTCCTTAATGAGGCTTTCATACTCGTACTCAGAGGAGAGGATCTTTAACTCAAGGGCCTTCCTTAGGTCCTCTCTCTGAGTTTGGAGCTCTTTCATCCTACTGGAAATGGACATTTTCTTGTAGAGGACGGAGGCATCAAAGATGGGGATAAAGAGCTCTATACCTATTCTTGCCCCGTTTTGAGGGTAGGACTTGGTTGCAGGGAAGCCAGACCTTATGGTGGTCCCGAGCTCTCCCCTAAGGTTTACTATAGGTTTAAAGAGGTTGTCTATAGCCCGCAGCCTGCTTTCTAGCTCTCTTATCTCGTAGTCTTTTATCCTGAGCATGGGATTGTTGTCCAACCTAGACAAAAAGGCCTTTGCGTCCAGGGTATCGGGTAGATTTTTGGGCTCCATGTGTGCAATCTCTACTGTTGCATGCATGTCAATGCCACACAGCTTTTTGAGTTCTAACAATTTTCTGTTGTACTCTTCTTGTATCTTTGCAAGCTCTGCCGACCTCTTCCTGTAGACCTCCTCCAGGGAGAGTACCTTTAGATCTGTGGAAAGACCAAGCTCCTTCTTGACCCTCTCCCTGTCAAACCTGACAAAAGCAACGGCCATCTCCTCCCTTTTTGCCTGAGCCATCCTTTCAAGGTAGAGGATGCTGGCAAAGAGCTCAAGTATCCTCAGTTTTATCTGGTTTTCCAACTCCTTCAGGGCTTCTTGCCTTGCCTTAAGCCTTAGCTCGTTGGACTCTATCAGGGCGCTAGTCTTGCCCACCTCGTAGAAGACAGAGTAGAGGGAAAGGCCGAAGGTCTTATCCCACTCGTCCTTCTTTGAGTCCCAGATTAAGCCTGTGCCTACGAGTATCTTAGGAAGGAAGTAATTCTTGCTTTCTTCAAGCTCGTATGAGATGCTCTCAAGGCTATAACGTAGGGCCTTTAGCTGTAGGTTGTTCTTAAAGGCAAGCTCGTAAGCCTTTACGGGATCTAACCTTATAACTTCCTGGGGAAAGCATAAGGAAAAGAGTAGGATGAAGAGGAGGAGCATTACCTTCTGTTTTCTTTGAGGAAGGTTATAAAGCTTTTGTTCTTGTAGTGTCCCTCCACTATCCATCTCCCCAGGATCAGGAAATCCCTTGGTTCTATGTAGCCGGGTATCTTGGCTATCACCTTACCCTCCTGATCATAGAACATAAACACAGGAGTAAGCCTCACGTCGTGTTTCCTCGCAAACTCCTTCTCTGTCATCTTTTTACCATCCACGTCCACAAGCTCGTTGGACCCCCTTATGTCTACCTCCACCATGTAGAAGTGTTTGGTAAAGTAGTCTCCGACAGCTTTGTCCTGAAAGGTTACTCTTCTCATCCTGTCGCAGAAAGGACAACCTTCCTGATGAAACATGATGAAAAGGTACTTCCCTTCCTTTCTGGCGTCCTCCAGGTCTTCCTTAAGGTTCAGGAAGGATGGCTTTAAAAAAGGTATGCTGGCGCCCAAGGAGGCTGTTACGAGAAGCCATAAGACCAAAAAAACCTTCCACCCTAACATGAGGATATAAAATATACCCACGATGAAGGTTGTCTTCTTTGAAGCAAGGGAATACGAAAGGGAGTTCTTCCAGAGGGAGCTAAAGGATCTGGAGCTTGAGTTTTACCCATATCCGTTGACGGAAGAAAGCGTGGATAAAGCAGCCAACGCTCAAGTGGTAAGCGTGCGCGTGCTTTCCAGGTTGGACAAAGACCTCCTTTCTAAGCTTAAGGGTTGCAGGCTTATAGCCACAAGGAGCACAGGTTATGACCACATAGACGTAGAGTATGCTAGAAAGCTCGGTATAGCCGTTTGTAATGTTCCTGCATACGGATCTGGAAGCGTGGCTGAACACACGGTTGCTTTGATGCTAGCCCTTTCTAGGAGGCTCATAGAGAGCATAGAAAGAACAAGGAAAGGTATCTTTGACTTTGAAGGACTTACAGGTTTTAACCTTTTGGGCAAAACCCTTGGGGTGATAGGTGCTGGAAACATAGGTAGAAAGGTAATAAAGATAGCACTGGCTTTTGGTATGAAGGTTTTAGCCTACGACATAAGAAGGGATGAGGAGCTTGCAAAAACTTTGGGTTTTGAGTACGTAGATCTGGATTACCTTCTGCAGAACAGTGACATCATATCCCTTCATGCAAACCTTACAAAAGAAAACTACCACATGCTTGATGAAGAGGCTTTCAGCAAGATGAAGGATGGGGTCATCATAGTGAACACGGCAAGGGGAGGGTTAATCGACACAAAGGCGCTCATAAAAAACCTTTTATCTGGAAAGGTAAAAGCTTGTGCCCTTGACGTTCTAGAGGATGAGTACACCTTAAGGTACGAGAAAGAGCTATTGCTTAAGGAGAACTTAGAAGAAGACAAGCTGAAAACCTTAGCTATGAACCACGTCCTCTTAAAGCTTCAGCATGAGGGCAGGCTCATAATAACCCCCCACAACGCTTTCAACTCCTACGAATCTTTGCAGGAAGTGCTTCGGACTACCCTCATGAACATACTATCCTTCTTAGAAGGCAAACCCATAAACTTGGTACAATGAATAAAGAAAAGAATGAAGCTTAGAAAGGTTCTCGTAGCTGTCTTTCTAATACTGCTTCAGTTATTGGTGGGGGAGGTTTCTATACTACACAGCCACGAGGATCACAAGCTTCACCTTGACTGTCAGCTCTGTCTGCTTCAGGCAAACCCACAGAAGAAGGAGGACTTTAGGGCTGCTCCCAAAAGCCTTACCTTATTTGTCGTCTACATACAGGATCAAAAACCGGGAGTCTTAAGACCTCTAGAACCTTTCCATATTACCTACTACCTTAGGGCACCTCCTGGTCAAGGATAAGACTTATCCAGGATCTCGGCAAAACCCAAAAAAAAACTAAAAGGAGGTGCCCACCATGAAAAAAGTGTGTTTGCTTTTAGCTCTCTTTGGTTCCTTTGCCTTTGCAAAGGATGACGTGCAGGAGCTAAAGAAAGAGATAGAGCTTTTGAAAAAGAGACTTGATGAGCTTGAGAGAAGACTAAAGGAGGCTGAGGCTGCAAAAAAAGAGGCAAAGGAGTATGTCCAGACCCAAAGGCCAGAGTCTGCCGACAG
The DNA window shown above is from Thermocrinis minervae and carries:
- the trmD gene encoding tRNA (guanosine(37)-N1)-methyltransferase TrmD, with amino-acid sequence MNFFVFTIFPNIIECYCQYGIVHQAIKKGLVYVEAVDLRKYADKGKVDDEAYGGFPGMVLKPEPIFRAYREVKEKHPDLYFVSLQPWGRVLKQEVFYELLKRRTIGILCGRYEGVDERVNVLVDEEISLGDYVLAGGELGALILIEGITRLIPGVLSEPKSLEEDSFRRWLGYPVYTRPAEVEGLKVPEVLLSGNHKVLELWKLWHSIERTYRKRPDLIPKDLTPLEESMLKAIESGLSFEEWLKAYNF
- a CDS encoding tyrosine-type recombinase/integrase, which encodes MDLLELWKRHLERTKSPRTVQTYELALLSFIKRQNIQDLRNMSVKDLYSYADSSGLSSTSLLTHFSAILHFYKFAFRRGYVDEEVYLRVQKAIEDIREEIQPRRIYGSLKALGKREIELIMQCTKNTKYEKVYSLLLYSGLRLLEYQALRKDFFQLDKSGILWIHLPAEATKGRKPRIVPILGATKEDTLKATQKILRWLEDFEENFRVSRGTLQVYTNRLSKRLNIPFSIHSFRHTYITNLINNGFSIEVVKEFAGHAHIKTTVDIYYRFSQERARRMVEEFLR
- a CDS encoding efflux RND transporter periplasmic adaptor subunit translates to MLWINLVLLLTLAWAEVRVDAIVMGRVKALHVRVGQKVKKGQLLVEIDSSLYEVEKKRLQAQLKEQGLRVESVKRDFDRYQELYNRGFLSRSELEDWQTRYHVELSKYQQIQAQIERLDVLIDYCKIRSPVDGRVKKFYVREGSFVNGTQTPQALLELE
- a CDS encoding TolC family protein, which gives rise to MLLLFILLFSLCFPQEVIRLDPVKAYELAFKNNLQLKALRYSLESISYELEESKNYFLPKILVGTGLIWDSKKDEWDKTFGLSLYSVFYEVGKTSALIESNELRLKARQEALKELENQIKLRILELFASILYLERMAQAKREEMAVAFVRFDRERVKKELGLSTDLKVLSLEEVYRKRSAELAKIQEEYNRKLLELKKLCGIDMHATVEIAHMEPKNLPDTLDAKAFLSRLDNNPMLRIKDYEIRELESRLRAIDNLFKPIVNLRGELGTTIRSGFPATKSYPQNGARIGIELFIPIFDASVLYKKMSISSRMKELQTQREDLRKALELKILSSEYEYESLIKELIHAQVKDKLKEEELNYSRSTYELELAFDLGYAMSEKSQAQAQLLKTKLDILLFLARLRNLVGLDPFGVLEESHALD
- a CDS encoding thioredoxin family protein encodes the protein MLGWKVFLVLWLLVTASLGASIPFLKPSFLNLKEDLEDARKEGKYLFIMFHQEGCPFCDRMRRVTFQDKAVGDYFTKHFYMVEVDIRGSNELVDVDGKKMTEKEFARKHDVRLTPVFMFYDQEGKVIAKIPGYIEPRDFLILGRWIVEGHYKNKSFITFLKENRR
- a CDS encoding NAD(P)-dependent oxidoreductase is translated as MKVVFFEAREYEREFFQRELKDLELEFYPYPLTEESVDKAANAQVVSVRVLSRLDKDLLSKLKGCRLIATRSTGYDHIDVEYARKLGIAVCNVPAYGSGSVAEHTVALMLALSRRLIESIERTRKGIFDFEGLTGFNLLGKTLGVIGAGNIGRKVIKIALAFGMKVLAYDIRRDEELAKTLGFEYVDLDYLLQNSDIISLHANLTKENYHMLDEEAFSKMKDGVIIVNTARGGLIDTKALIKNLLSGKVKACALDVLEDEYTLRYEKELLLKENLEEDKLKTLAMNHVLLKLQHEGRLIITPHNAFNSYESLQEVLRTTLMNILSFLEGKPINLVQ